In Zhaonella formicivorans, one DNA window encodes the following:
- a CDS encoding acetamidase/formamidase family protein, which produces MHIINDEQAVYVLSPKNQPVAEVKPGDVIKFITMDCFSNQIKTERDLFSSIGWATINPATGPVAIAGAEPGDTLAVKIDDIQVAEQGVMVTVPEMGALGKILSTTETKIVPIKDGKAIFNDKITIPIDPMIGVIGTAPEKEDIPCGTPGRHGGNMDTKLIKKGSTVYLPVFVPGAMLAMGDLHAVMGDGEVSICGVEIPGQVTVTVDLIKGKQEMWPILETPLAWYTIASAEDLDQAADSALNAMVDFLGKRADFKLNDLVSLLSIAGNLEISQVVDPLKTVRMGIAKEIVQNYNLKF; this is translated from the coding sequence ATGCATATTATTAATGATGAACAAGCTGTTTATGTTTTAAGCCCTAAAAATCAGCCTGTAGCGGAAGTAAAGCCTGGCGATGTGATCAAATTTATTACTATGGACTGCTTTAGTAATCAGATTAAAACAGAACGGGATTTATTCAGTTCTATTGGCTGGGCAACTATTAATCCTGCCACAGGCCCGGTCGCTATTGCCGGAGCTGAACCAGGTGACACGTTGGCGGTTAAGATTGATGATATTCAAGTAGCTGAGCAAGGTGTCATGGTGACTGTCCCTGAAATGGGGGCTCTAGGAAAAATTTTAAGCACTACAGAAACGAAAATAGTACCCATAAAGGATGGCAAGGCTATTTTCAATGATAAAATTACTATTCCCATTGACCCCATGATTGGGGTAATCGGCACAGCGCCGGAAAAAGAAGATATACCTTGTGGAACTCCTGGCCGGCATGGAGGAAATATGGATACGAAACTAATAAAGAAGGGAAGTACAGTCTATTTGCCGGTTTTTGTGCCGGGAGCAATGCTGGCTATGGGAGATTTACATGCCGTTATGGGTGACGGTGAGGTATCTATTTGTGGGGTGGAAATTCCAGGGCAAGTAACGGTCACAGTTGATTTAATTAAAGGGAAACAAGAAATGTGGCCGATTTTGGAAACACCGTTAGCCTGGTATACAATAGCCTCCGCAGAAGACTTAGATCAAGCTGCAGATTCAGCCTTAAATGCAATGGTTGATTTTTTAGGAAAGCGAGCAGACTTTAAACTTAACGATCTGGTTTCATTGCTTAGCATTGCAGGCAATTTAGAAATAAGCCAGGTAGTAGATCCGTTAAAAACTGTCCGCATGGGTATAGCTAAAGAAATTGTGCAAAACTATAATTTGAAATTTTGA
- a CDS encoding APC family permease yields MQGQQNSLGLARVVKRTALTFTAYATVVASGFMIGIGGTASTAGPLGMLSYWLVGGISTFATAFVFAELATMFPKSGGIWEYTKQVFGIESPISYMVGWMYWFALLFGLNCEIVSAGYYTNWLFPQIPQWVGGLVVVIIFLALNYRGIQLSSLVEAGFGVILITSFATFVIFGLFNINPALYRDFAPNGTVLPFLKTLPYVVIAFCGFEIVTTMAEESVNPEKDIPKALIGAATFLTVLFGSFSTVVFGLVPWSEWSLYTSTNAPLLSIGSAVLGGAGILWLSVQSYAGSLSTINGGVIGQVRMLYAMAREGWFPQSFTRLHPKNRVPEVPLWITGASMVIISLLPMVSNTAWTWAAFLGVFGYALIYMMAAILLIYLRVKRSDLHRPFKCPLYPITPLVVIVVFGLTLFYSGAQINIVGTAWAIVGILIYFIVGKPLRHKLIREQQTGTTKTLNQ; encoded by the coding sequence TTGCAAGGACAACAAAATAGTCTGGGATTGGCCCGAGTAGTAAAAAGAACAGCCTTAACTTTTACTGCTTATGCTACTGTAGTTGCTTCAGGTTTTATGATAGGGATCGGAGGTACAGCCAGTACAGCCGGCCCATTGGGAATGTTATCCTACTGGCTAGTAGGTGGCATTTCAACCTTTGCTACGGCATTTGTCTTTGCTGAACTGGCTACTATGTTCCCTAAATCCGGCGGTATTTGGGAATACACTAAGCAGGTATTTGGCATAGAGAGTCCCATCTCTTATATGGTTGGCTGGATGTACTGGTTTGCTCTTTTATTTGGGTTAAACTGCGAAATTGTATCTGCGGGTTACTACACTAACTGGCTATTTCCACAAATCCCTCAATGGGTGGGCGGACTGGTAGTTGTAATTATCTTTTTGGCCCTCAATTACCGGGGTATTCAACTTTCCAGCTTAGTGGAAGCAGGTTTTGGTGTCATTTTAATTACTTCTTTTGCCACTTTTGTTATTTTCGGTTTATTTAATATCAACCCAGCTCTATACAGGGATTTTGCACCTAACGGTACCGTATTGCCGTTCCTAAAAACTTTGCCTTATGTGGTTATTGCCTTCTGTGGTTTTGAGATTGTAACAACTATGGCTGAAGAATCAGTTAACCCGGAAAAGGATATACCTAAAGCTTTAATTGGGGCAGCTACTTTTTTAACGGTACTTTTTGGCTCTTTTTCCACAGTAGTTTTTGGTTTGGTTCCCTGGTCCGAGTGGAGTCTTTACACTTCTACTAATGCCCCGTTATTATCCATTGGTTCCGCAGTTCTGGGTGGTGCAGGTATTCTCTGGCTAAGCGTTCAATCCTACGCAGGTTCTCTCAGTACAATTAACGGCGGTGTGATTGGACAGGTGCGGATGCTTTATGCAATGGCTAGGGAGGGATGGTTTCCCCAAAGTTTCACCCGCCTACATCCTAAGAACCGTGTTCCGGAAGTACCTCTTTGGATCACCGGCGCTTCTATGGTTATAATTTCGTTATTACCAATGGTATCTAATACAGCTTGGACCTGGGCTGCTTTTCTTGGTGTGTTTGGGTATGCATTGATTTATATGATGGCGGCAATTCTCCTAATTTACTTAAGGGTGAAGCGGTCGGATTTACATAGGCCCTTCAAATGCCCGCTTTATCCAATTACTCCGCTGGTAGTAATTGTTGTTTTTGGTTTAACTTTATTTTACTCCGGAGCCCAAATCAATATCGTGGGCACTGCTTGGGCGATAGTAGGAATATTAATTTACTTTATTGTAGGAAAACCATTACGTCATAAATTAATAAGAGAGCAACAAACCGGTACTACGAAAACCTTAAACCAGTAG
- a CDS encoding cell wall metabolism sensor histidine kinase WalK, with protein sequence MPALIHYYLLLVMMAKPLLIVVAQDERTGNIIAKQLHEFTQQHINIKVEWLEQGIKNLDKADLVLVTLPTYASIVAKQVKPGTDILVVRRTLLLESWERILSIPSQTKAMLVNDTKEAAEETIALLYELGAKHLELFPVYPGMEQIPDLEFAITPGEKEFVPAKVQRIIDIGHRVIDAGTVADILSKFNLLDFQTNKNLARYMEKTLPRSPGLKSTISWLTDMRRQVESILDIINEGVIAYDFSGRINFFNRLAEEILDKNRLETVGQKIHKNARIRIKSKRDKMVVIWLKKG encoded by the coding sequence TTGCCAGCGCTAATACATTATTACCTATTATTGGTTATGATGGCAAAACCCCTCTTAATAGTAGTTGCGCAGGATGAACGTACAGGTAACATTATTGCTAAGCAGTTGCATGAATTTACCCAGCAGCATATTAATATAAAGGTAGAATGGTTGGAACAAGGAATAAAAAACCTGGACAAAGCTGATTTAGTTCTGGTTACCTTACCGACCTACGCAAGCATCGTTGCCAAGCAGGTCAAGCCGGGAACTGATATCTTGGTAGTTCGTCGTACCTTGCTTTTAGAAAGCTGGGAAAGAATTCTCAGTATACCTTCTCAAACTAAAGCCATGCTTGTTAATGACACCAAAGAAGCTGCTGAAGAAACTATTGCACTGCTATATGAGCTAGGTGCCAAGCATTTGGAGTTATTTCCGGTTTATCCTGGGATGGAACAGATTCCTGATTTGGAGTTTGCCATAACTCCCGGCGAAAAGGAATTTGTTCCGGCTAAAGTCCAAAGGATTATCGACATAGGCCACAGGGTAATAGATGCGGGTACTGTGGCTGATATTTTAAGCAAATTTAACCTTCTTGATTTCCAAACGAATAAAAACTTGGCCCGGTATATGGAAAAAACTCTTCCCCGTAGCCCGGGGCTAAAAAGTACCATTAGCTGGTTGACGGATATGCGTCGACAGGTAGAATCAATTTTGGACATAATCAATGAAGGAGTAATAGCATACGATTTTTCTGGCAGAATAAATTTTTTTAACCGTCTTGCTGAAGAAATATTAGATAAAAACAGGCTGGAAACTGTTGGGCAAAAGATACATAAAAATGCCAGAATTCGTATCAAAAGTAAACGAGACAAAATGGTTGTAATTTGGTTAAAAAAGGGATAA
- the yunB gene encoding sporulation protein YunB, which translates to MRRRIYFKRLRFPFLALFIFFISFLYLVEESLTDTIYAFAEAQARWTATEVINKAITEKIVPSISYTDLIKPERNTEQEIVFMQVNMIKVNKITAEAILEIQKSLEKLQKVKFKVPLGQVFGIKIFANSGPEFNLTLLPVGTIEAKIADDFQEAGINQTRHRVYLVVKSTVKVIIPLVSKAVSIETRVPIADAIIVGRVPNTYLNIGRSLNGDILNNGFQQR; encoded by the coding sequence TTGCGAAGGCGCATTTATTTTAAGCGCTTGCGATTTCCTTTTCTAGCTCTTTTTATTTTTTTCATTTCTTTTTTGTATCTTGTTGAAGAAAGCTTGACTGATACAATATATGCTTTCGCTGAAGCACAAGCCCGATGGACTGCAACTGAAGTTATCAATAAAGCAATTACTGAAAAAATTGTCCCGAGTATTTCTTATACTGATCTGATTAAGCCGGAAAGAAATACCGAGCAAGAGATAGTGTTTATGCAAGTTAATATGATCAAAGTGAACAAAATAACGGCTGAAGCAATTTTGGAAATTCAAAAATCCCTTGAAAAGCTGCAAAAAGTAAAATTCAAAGTGCCACTGGGGCAGGTATTTGGAATTAAAATTTTTGCCAACTCCGGCCCGGAATTTAACCTTACCCTTTTACCAGTTGGTACGATTGAAGCAAAAATTGCAGATGATTTCCAAGAAGCTGGAATAAATCAGACGCGGCATAGGGTATATCTGGTAGTTAAAAGTACAGTAAAGGTAATCATCCCCTTAGTAAGTAAGGCTGTATCTATAGAAACAAGAGTTCCCATAGCTGATGCGATAATTGTGGGCAGGGTGCCTAATACATACCTGAATATCGGTAGATCATTAAACGGCGATATTTTAAATAACGGTTTTCAGCAGCGATAG